One window from the genome of Candidatus Sericytochromatia bacterium encodes:
- the ribH gene encoding 6,7-dimethyl-8-ribityllumazine synthase, translated as MNHIHGHLVVEPGTRFAVVMARFNELIGNRLLSGFEDAIVRHGGEAASIDVYWVPGAFEIPLMAQTAAESGRYGAVAALGAVIRGATPHFDYVAGEAAKGIQAAALSTGTPVVFGVLTTDTIEQAIERAGTKGGNKGWEAGMTAIEMANMMRAVRAASPSAVRSNA; from the coding sequence ATGAATCACATCCATGGACATCTCGTCGTCGAGCCCGGCACGCGCTTCGCGGTCGTGATGGCGAGATTCAACGAACTGATCGGCAATCGCTTGTTGTCGGGCTTTGAGGACGCCATCGTGCGCCACGGCGGGGAGGCGGCCAGCATTGACGTTTACTGGGTGCCAGGTGCCTTCGAGATCCCCTTGATGGCCCAGACCGCGGCAGAGTCCGGTCGCTATGGGGCGGTGGCCGCGCTGGGTGCCGTCATCCGGGGCGCCACCCCGCACTTCGATTACGTGGCTGGCGAGGCTGCGAAAGGCATCCAGGCGGCGGCCCTGAGTACCGGAACGCCGGTCGTGTTCGGGGTCCTGACCACGGACACCATCGAACAGGCGATCGAGCGGGCGGGGACCAAGGGGGGCAACAAGGGCTGGGAGGCCGGCATGACCGCCATCGAAATGGCCAACATGATGCGGGCCGTGCGCGCCGCGAGCCCCTCGGCGGTTCGCAGCAACGCCTGA